From the genome of Verrucomicrobiia bacterium, one region includes:
- a CDS encoding formylglycine-generating enzyme family protein, with protein sequence MFNIRFAFVPLFTMLSLTGSGIFRTLAAPEIVNIIPVAQLSIQSDIGINNRIEFKTALDQPAWTILSNLTVPHSPYQIIDATPPSNSNRFYRVATPAGHPTTIALPQFVRQLTITSETGITNQIQYTPDPLQFAWTALTNLVVTESPYAVVDDTVSASTPRVYRVIGPQTNALPPTNLVFIPAGGFQMGDALDGMTEAQPVHTVQLSAYYIDPTEVTQTIWDEVHQWAITNGYDFSAGIRGAASNHPVHSVTWYDAVKWCNARSEREGRVPAYYTNPGTTLVYRRGEAGIQISWVLWDAGYRLPTEAEWEKAARGGTTGHRFPWTDTDTISQERANFYSFWRNGQPLYAYDASATNGYHPNFSSGPKPYTSPVEHFAPNDYGLYDMAGNVWEWCGDWWSDTYYAASAEADPLGPISGSFRVLRGGSWATQANGGRVAQRGSGTPDEGFNTVGFRTVLPAP encoded by the coding sequence ATGTTCAACATCCGCTTCGCTTTCGTTCCGCTGTTCACGATGCTGTCATTAACCGGCTCGGGAATCTTCCGCACGCTGGCCGCTCCGGAAATCGTCAACATCATTCCGGTCGCGCAATTAAGCATCCAAAGCGACATCGGCATCAACAATCGGATTGAGTTCAAGACTGCCTTGGACCAGCCCGCTTGGACGATCCTCAGCAACCTGACCGTGCCGCACTCGCCTTACCAAATCATTGACGCCACGCCGCCATCCAACTCGAACCGCTTTTATCGGGTCGCCACGCCCGCCGGGCACCCCACCACAATCGCCCTGCCGCAATTTGTGCGGCAGCTCACCATCACCAGCGAAACCGGAATCACCAACCAAATCCAGTACACTCCCGATCCGCTGCAATTTGCCTGGACCGCGCTGACCAATCTCGTCGTAACTGAAAGTCCGTATGCCGTTGTGGACGACACGGTGTCGGCCTCGACGCCGCGGGTTTATCGGGTCATCGGACCGCAAACCAACGCGCTGCCGCCCACGAACCTGGTCTTCATCCCTGCGGGTGGATTTCAAATGGGCGACGCCTTGGACGGGATGACTGAAGCCCAACCCGTCCACACGGTTCAGCTCAGCGCGTATTACATTGATCCAACCGAAGTCACGCAAACGATTTGGGACGAAGTTCATCAATGGGCCATCACCAACGGCTATGATTTTTCCGCCGGGATTCGCGGGGCGGCCTCCAATCATCCGGTTCATTCCGTGACCTGGTATGACGCGGTCAAGTGGTGCAACGCCCGCAGCGAACGTGAAGGTCGCGTGCCGGCTTATTACACCAACCCCGGCACGACGCTCGTCTATCGCCGCGGCGAAGCGGGCATCCAAATTTCCTGGGTGCTGTGGGATGCCGGTTATCGCCTGCCCACGGAAGCCGAATGGGAAAAAGCCGCGCGCGGCGGCACGACGGGACACCGCTTTCCCTGGACGGACACCGATACGATATCGCAGGAACGCGCCAACTTTTACAGTTTCTGGCGCAACGGCCAACCGCTCTACGCTTACGATGCGAGTGCAACCAATGGTTATCATCCGAATTTTTCCAGCGGCCCGAAGCCGTACACAAGCCCCGTCGAGCACTTTGCGCCGAACGATTATGGGCTGTACGACATGGCGGGCAATGTATGGGAATGGTGCGGCGATTGGTGGTCGGACACGTATTACGCCGCGTCGGCGGAAGCGGATCCGCTCGGCCCGATCTCAGGCTCGTTTCGGGTGCTGCGCGGCGGAAGCTGGGCCACGCAGGCCAATGGCGGTCGCGTAGCCCAGCGCGGCAGCGGCACTCCCGATGAAGGCTTCAACACCGTTGGCTTCCGCACCGTGCTGCCGGCACCTTGA
- a CDS encoding OPT/YSL family transporter, translating to MSEPPTPSASDPSDRSSAALPLAGFKGTPEEIDRQWLEQVYRGRGDSMAQLTVRSVLMGGILGMFMAVSNLYTTLKLGWSFGVAITACVISFVVWNALRALSGGKLSQMTILENNCMQSTASAAGYSTGGTVGTAIGALLLISGHHLPWSVVTIFVFFTAALGVFLAIPMKRQMINYEQLKFPSGIAAAETLRSLYSHGKAALHQAYSLIIALVLGGLVGLLRTWGTLIEQLRHTGRPQVWLEKIQAVIRIPEEIVFGGLLNPLSRGHLQGLTFEPSVVLIGAGMIVGLRVSLSMLLGGVLLYYIAAPQLLALDAAHAGLADWVPSFQVNADGDFYPVRWALWGGTSVMVFSSLASVALQWRTLARAFSLFRKRQGPAAGGVLDQIEVPNSWLIMGLIPISIGMLLVQYYAFQISLWLGAIAIALSFVISLVCCRATGETDTTPVGAMGKVTQLLYAVLAKGHVTANLMSAGVTAGAGGSSADLLTDLKSGYLLGANPRKQFLAQFIGIFFGTLAIVPAWYAMVPDKAALEAFNPPATNMWKAVADLLTQGVHMLPTTARYAIVIGALVGVALPLMEKLFPRLRRFLPSAMGLGLAWVMPFANVFSFAIGAVISEIWRRVHRKSGEAFNIPIASGLVAGESLVAALIAILCTIAGFLAIK from the coding sequence ATGTCTGAGCCGCCAACGCCGTCTGCTTCCGATCCATCCGACCGATCATCCGCCGCCTTACCGTTGGCCGGGTTCAAAGGCACGCCGGAGGAAATTGACCGGCAATGGCTGGAGCAGGTGTATCGCGGGCGCGGCGATTCCATGGCGCAATTGACCGTGCGCTCCGTTTTGATGGGAGGGATTCTCGGCATGTTCATGGCGGTTTCCAACCTCTACACCACGTTGAAACTGGGTTGGAGCTTTGGCGTGGCGATCACCGCTTGCGTGATTTCATTCGTCGTGTGGAACGCGCTCCGCGCCCTGTCCGGGGGCAAGCTCTCCCAGATGACCATCCTGGAAAACAATTGCATGCAATCCACCGCGTCCGCTGCGGGCTACTCCACGGGCGGGACCGTGGGGACGGCGATTGGCGCGTTGCTGCTGATCTCGGGACACCATCTGCCCTGGTCGGTGGTGACGATTTTCGTTTTCTTTACGGCGGCGCTGGGCGTGTTTCTCGCCATCCCGATGAAGCGGCAGATGATCAATTACGAGCAGTTGAAATTCCCCAGCGGCATCGCGGCGGCGGAAACGTTACGCAGTCTGTATTCGCACGGCAAAGCGGCGTTGCACCAGGCTTACTCGCTGATCATCGCCCTGGTGTTGGGCGGTCTGGTGGGATTGCTGCGGACCTGGGGCACGTTGATCGAACAACTGCGGCACACGGGCCGACCCCAGGTTTGGCTGGAGAAAATTCAAGCCGTCATTCGCATCCCGGAGGAAATCGTGTTTGGCGGCCTGCTCAATCCGCTGAGTCGCGGGCATCTGCAGGGACTGACTTTCGAGCCGAGCGTGGTGCTGATCGGCGCCGGAATGATCGTGGGGCTGCGCGTTTCGCTCTCCATGCTGCTGGGTGGCGTGTTGTTGTATTACATCGCCGCGCCCCAATTGCTGGCCCTGGACGCGGCTCACGCTGGTCTGGCGGACTGGGTGCCGTCCTTTCAGGTGAACGCGGACGGGGATTTTTATCCGGTGCGTTGGGCGCTTTGGGGCGGCACGTCGGTGATGGTGTTTTCCAGTCTGGCTTCGGTGGCGTTGCAATGGCGCACGTTGGCGCGCGCCTTCAGTCTGTTTCGCAAACGCCAAGGGCCCGCGGCGGGCGGCGTGCTGGATCAAATCGAAGTGCCCAATTCCTGGCTCATCATGGGGTTGATTCCCATCAGCATCGGCATGTTGCTGGTGCAGTATTACGCCTTTCAAATTTCGCTGTGGCTGGGCGCGATCGCCATTGCGCTCTCATTCGTCATTTCACTGGTATGCTGCCGGGCCACGGGCGAAACCGACACCACGCCCGTCGGGGCGATGGGAAAAGTGACCCAGTTGCTTTACGCCGTGCTCGCCAAGGGGCATGTGACGGCGAACTTGATGTCCGCGGGCGTCACGGCCGGCGCCGGCGGCAGCTCGGCGGATTTGTTGACGGATCTGAAAAGCGGTTATCTGCTCGGGGCCAATCCGCGCAAACAATTTCTGGCGCAATTCATTGGAATCTTTTTCGGCACACTGGCGATCGTGCCCGCCTGGTATGCGATGGTGCCGGACAAAGCGGCATTGGAAGCTTTCAATCCGCCCGCCACGAACATGTGGAAGGCGGTGGCCGATCTGCTGACGCAGGGCGTTCACATGCTGCCCACCACGGCGCGTTACGCCATCGTCATCGGCGCGCTGGTGGGGGTGGCGCTGCCGCTCATGGAAAAATTATTTCCACGGTTGCGCCGCTTTCTGCCCTCGGCGATGGGTTTGGGTCTCGCCTGGGTCATGCCGTTTGCCAACGTGTTTTCCTTCGCCATCGGCGCCGTGATCTCGGAGATCTGGCGGCGCGTGCATCGTAAATCCGGGGAGGCGTTCAACATCCCGATTGCCTCGGGATTGGTCGCGGGCGAATCACTCGTGGCCGCGTTGATTGCCATTCTTTGCACCATCGCCGGTTTCCTGGCGATCAAATAA